A single region of the Jatrophihabitans sp. GAS493 genome encodes:
- a CDS encoding SIS domain-containing protein: MAAEVAEQPAVLRRILTDGVAEIAEVAAEIGRVAPRFVLFAARGTSDHAALYAKYLTEIRLGRPAGLASPSSTTVYGARPDLSDVLYVAVSQSGGSPDLVDSVAAARECGAMTVAVTNNPSSPLAAAALRHIDVRAGAELAVAATKTYSAELLALFLLLGGPKAAAEAAGLADAAEETLADPAPLEAAARYRYADRLVTTARGYSYPTAREAALKLMETSYLSAQAFSGADLLHGPLAMLDSGVPVIAVVSPGRGGAAMAPVIERLNQSGSDVLQVGSSAGLPIASAGLAEELLPILEILPLQRLAWRLALDRGENPDRPRGLAKVTQTW; encoded by the coding sequence ATGGCGGCTGAGGTGGCCGAACAGCCGGCCGTGCTGCGCCGAATCCTGACCGACGGAGTCGCCGAGATCGCCGAGGTAGCGGCCGAGATCGGTCGGGTCGCACCTCGATTCGTCCTCTTCGCCGCCCGCGGCACCAGTGACCACGCAGCGCTCTACGCCAAGTACCTCACCGAGATCCGCCTCGGCCGGCCGGCTGGCCTGGCCTCTCCGTCCTCGACCACCGTCTACGGCGCCCGTCCCGACCTCAGCGATGTGCTGTATGTGGCGGTGAGCCAGTCCGGCGGCTCGCCCGACCTCGTCGACTCGGTCGCCGCCGCCCGCGAGTGTGGGGCGATGACCGTCGCGGTGACCAACAACCCGTCCTCGCCGCTGGCCGCCGCCGCGTTGCGTCATATCGATGTGCGGGCCGGCGCGGAGCTGGCGGTGGCGGCCACCAAGACCTATAGCGCTGAACTGCTGGCCCTCTTCCTCCTCCTCGGCGGCCCGAAGGCCGCGGCCGAGGCGGCTGGACTGGCCGACGCGGCCGAGGAGACACTGGCCGACCCAGCACCGCTGGAGGCGGCGGCGCGTTACCGTTACGCCGACCGGCTGGTCACCACCGCCCGGGGCTACTCGTATCCGACGGCCCGGGAGGCCGCCCTGAAGCTGATGGAGACGAGCTACCTGAGCGCGCAGGCCTTCTCCGGCGCCGATCTACTGCACGGCCCGCTGGCCATGCTGGACTCGGGCGTGCCGGTTATCGCCGTGGTCTCGCCCGGACGGGGTGGCGCGGCGATGGCCCCGGTGATCGAACGTCTCAACCAATCCGGCAGTGACGTCTTGCAGGTCGGAAGTAGCGCCGGGCTGCCCATCGCCTCCGCCGGGCTGGCCGAGGAACTGCTGCCGATTCTGGAGATCCTGCCGCTGCAGCGACTGGCCTGGCGGCTGGCGCTGGACCGCGGCGAGAACCCGGACCGTCCCCGGGGTCTGGCGAAGGTGACCCAGACGTGGTGA
- a CDS encoding glycoside hydrolase family 3 protein, whose protein sequence is MSIDPQLRRLALSSLMLGFVGPTPPEWLLAALADGLGGVVLFGSNLGDGREVRRLTDSMRAAAGHEILISLDEEGGEVTRLDTQRGSASPGAAALGQLDDPAMTEAVYAEIGWRLVEAGIDMNLAPVADVNTDPLNPVIGLRSFSCDPQVAARHVAAAVRGLQGAGVAACVKHFPGHGATRADSHHGVAVLDRSRAQIEAVELEPFRAAIAAGAMSIMTGHLVVPALDGLVATVSPAITTGLLRGELGFAGTIFTDALEMKAISQTIGMVEGFVQALIAGADSIETGALDYPELLSEIPAAVQRAVTEGRLSEQRLRDAAERTQRLTGSRRRGAPAVLTLAERALLAPAAASASERSIEIMGELPVLERPLVVECATPAGMASGALPWSLAEPLAELLPGSEVLRVSSAPDVPAILSRSQGRGLVVLVRDPARAEWQRPLIEATQRHPAAVIVDAGWPEQLAVSTPVIRTRGVAPGLMAAAAAALAAPYASTTQIQETSV, encoded by the coding sequence TTGTCGATTGACCCGCAGCTTCGCCGCCTCGCGCTGTCGAGTCTCATGCTCGGTTTTGTCGGCCCGACGCCACCGGAATGGTTGCTCGCCGCATTGGCCGATGGCCTGGGGGGAGTCGTCCTCTTCGGCTCCAATCTGGGCGACGGCCGGGAGGTTCGCCGGCTCACCGACTCCATGCGGGCCGCGGCCGGTCATGAGATTCTCATCAGCCTCGACGAGGAGGGCGGTGAGGTCACCCGGCTGGATACCCAGCGGGGCAGCGCCTCCCCGGGGGCGGCGGCACTCGGTCAGCTCGATGACCCGGCGATGACCGAGGCGGTCTACGCCGAGATCGGTTGGCGGTTGGTCGAGGCGGGCATTGACATGAACCTGGCGCCGGTGGCCGATGTGAACACCGACCCGCTGAATCCGGTGATCGGGCTGCGCTCCTTCAGTTGCGATCCGCAGGTGGCGGCCCGGCACGTCGCCGCCGCCGTTCGTGGGCTGCAGGGCGCCGGAGTAGCGGCCTGTGTGAAGCATTTCCCGGGCCACGGTGCGACCCGGGCCGACTCCCATCACGGTGTTGCCGTCCTCGACCGCAGCCGGGCCCAGATCGAGGCCGTCGAGCTGGAGCCGTTCCGCGCGGCGATCGCGGCCGGCGCTATGTCGATCATGACCGGGCATCTGGTCGTCCCCGCACTGGACGGGTTGGTGGCGACGGTGAGCCCGGCGATCACGACCGGGCTGCTGCGCGGGGAACTCGGCTTCGCCGGGACCATCTTCACCGATGCGCTCGAGATGAAGGCGATCTCGCAGACCATCGGGATGGTCGAGGGCTTCGTCCAGGCGCTCATCGCCGGGGCGGATTCGATCGAGACCGGAGCCCTGGACTACCCGGAGCTGCTGTCCGAGATCCCGGCCGCGGTGCAGCGGGCCGTCACGGAGGGGCGGTTGAGCGAGCAGCGCCTGCGCGACGCCGCCGAACGCACCCAACGCCTCACCGGCAGCCGCCGGAGGGGTGCGCCGGCGGTTCTGACCCTGGCCGAGCGGGCGCTGCTGGCGCCGGCCGCGGCATCGGCATCGGAGAGGAGCATTGAGATCATGGGTGAGCTTCCGGTGCTGGAGCGTCCGCTGGTGGTCGAATGTGCGACTCCGGCCGGCATGGCCTCCGGTGCGCTCCCGTGGTCACTGGCCGAGCCGCTGGCCGAACTGCTCCCCGGTAGCGAGGTGCTGCGGGTTTCGAGTGCGCCTGATGTGCCCGCGATCCTGAGCCGATCTCAGGGCCGCGGCCTGGTCGTGCTGGTGCGCGACCCGGCCCGAGCCGAGTGGCAACGGCCGCTCATCGAAGCCACTCAGCGCCACCCGGCCGCCGTCATCGTCGACGCCGGCTGGCCCGAGCAACTCGCGGTGAGTACGCCGGTGATCAGGACGCGAGGGGTCGCCCCCGGGCTCATGGCCGCGGCCGCCGCCGCGCTGGCGGCACCGTATGCCAGCACGACACAGATTCAGGAGACGTCAGTATGA
- a CDS encoding PucR family transcriptional regulator: MVSSDTSISLDEVFVRLSPGLVSVVVEPGSSRLSSVAIVAAEDPPPPGGERLAEAAVLGVGAHDHAGAELVLAAAERGASLVVLRAGGRLGLRPAASAAAEAGIALWQLAADRSWSALHAELSTLISPPSRLRGDDELAGLAQTLATLTGGLVTIEDMQARVLAYSVSGEEVDELRRLSILGRSGPAAYLALLRELGVYDRLGVPDQVVEVAEDPTSGIRRRLAIGVFAGAEQLGTIWVQQGSTDFGGYAATALIGAARVAAADLTLAPPARADASPVADVESRFAAVLAGRSPSFLGWSTRLAALDCVVAGFALDDDAVDAAQGARWTGAVGKLLRVHAAALRSRAVVAPADGRLYLLLPDVTATDEVADGLRSALLDAQRLEGGSLRAALGPVVAGVAQVPHSRRGADLALDSATNVAGALTRFDQVRSRLLIERVASAAQAAEELSDTQLATLTRDQPLLAQTLLCFLDLGSDVVACATELGIHPTTARYRLRKAGEQLRLNLGDPDERLAAHLQLRSAVF; this comes from the coding sequence ATGGTTTCCTCGGATACGAGCATCTCGCTGGACGAGGTCTTCGTCCGGTTGAGCCCGGGATTGGTGAGCGTGGTGGTCGAGCCCGGTAGCTCGCGGCTCAGTTCGGTGGCGATCGTGGCCGCTGAGGATCCACCCCCACCCGGCGGCGAGCGACTGGCCGAGGCGGCCGTGCTCGGCGTCGGTGCACATGACCATGCCGGTGCCGAGTTGGTCCTGGCAGCGGCCGAGCGGGGAGCGTCATTGGTGGTGCTGCGCGCCGGTGGACGCCTCGGCCTGCGACCCGCCGCCTCCGCCGCGGCCGAGGCCGGCATTGCGCTCTGGCAACTCGCCGCCGATCGCAGCTGGAGTGCCCTACACGCCGAATTGAGCACCCTCATCAGCCCCCCGAGCCGGCTGCGGGGCGACGACGAACTGGCTGGACTGGCCCAGACTCTGGCCACCCTCACCGGCGGCCTGGTGACCATCGAGGACATGCAGGCCCGAGTACTGGCCTACTCCGTATCCGGTGAGGAGGTCGACGAACTCCGCCGCCTCTCCATTCTTGGCCGCAGCGGGCCGGCCGCCTATCTGGCGCTGCTACGCGAGCTCGGCGTGTATGACCGTCTGGGCGTGCCGGATCAGGTCGTGGAGGTGGCCGAGGACCCGACCTCCGGAATTCGGCGCCGGCTGGCCATCGGCGTCTTCGCCGGAGCCGAGCAGTTGGGGACCATCTGGGTGCAGCAGGGCTCAACCGACTTCGGCGGCTACGCGGCGACGGCGTTGATCGGAGCGGCCCGGGTGGCGGCGGCGGATCTCACCCTGGCGCCACCGGCCCGCGCCGACGCCTCGCCGGTGGCGGATGTGGAGAGCCGTTTCGCCGCCGTCCTCGCCGGACGATCACCCTCCTTTCTCGGATGGTCAACACGGCTGGCGGCGCTGGACTGCGTCGTCGCCGGGTTCGCCCTGGACGACGACGCGGTCGACGCCGCGCAGGGCGCCCGCTGGACGGGCGCGGTCGGGAAGTTGCTGCGCGTGCATGCCGCTGCGCTGCGAAGCCGGGCCGTGGTCGCGCCGGCCGACGGGCGGCTCTACCTGCTGCTCCCCGACGTCACTGCGACCGACGAAGTCGCCGACGGGCTGCGCAGTGCGCTGCTCGACGCCCAACGGTTAGAAGGCGGTTCGCTGCGCGCGGCGCTTGGGCCGGTCGTCGCCGGGGTTGCCCAGGTGCCCCACTCGCGGCGCGGCGCCGATCTGGCCCTGGACTCGGCGACGAACGTCGCCGGCGCGCTCACTCGCTTCGATCAGGTCCGCTCCCGACTCCTCATCGAACGCGTCGCCTCGGCCGCTCAGGCGGCCGAGGAACTCTCCGACACGCAGTTGGCCACACTGACCCGCGACCAGCCACTCCTCGCTCAGACCCTGCTCTGTTTCCTCGACCTGGGCTCGGATGTGGTGGCCTGTGCGACGGAACTGGGGATTCACCCGACCACGGCCCGCTATCGACTGCGGAAGGCCGGCGAGCAACTGCGGTTGAACCTCGGCGATCCCGACGAGCGTCTGGCTGCGCACCTGCAGCTGCGCAGCGCGGTGTTCTAA
- a CDS encoding phospholipase C: protein MPIHLTRRRALATVGLVAATATALVVSSTVPSSAHPQRPTPNRSAQTASPIKHVVVFYDENVSYDHYFGTYPKAANTDGTKFVATTHTPKNNNLLTSGALTSNPNLYYPTRLTADQALTCDQNHSYLPEQKAENGGQMDKFVQNVSVDSCTGEYGAPGLSMDYYDGNTVTGMWNYAQQYAMSDASFDATFGPSTPGALNLISGQTHGFREVDSVTGQQVATPGTYTLAAPDKNGVGTVVNDPDPAFDDCSDSNHTSTNTLAAATGQNIGDLLNQRGVTWGWFQGGFAPTSPASPTQTYSVCGAKSTNIGGASVNDYSPHHNPFAYYASTSNPHHLPPSSVQNIGKTDQANHNYDISYFDKALNQGSLPAVSYLKAPEAQDGHAGYSDPIDEQHFLVSEINAIQKSKYWDSTAIVIAYDDSDGWYDHVAPKITNSSKTAIDDTICTQSTAKQAGDYADRCGPSQRLPLLVISPYAKTNYIGHSVVTQPSVLKFIEDNWFTGRVGDSSFDAMAGNLNNLFNFTESNNKRVILKPDGSVKSITPIRGGHVRSTS, encoded by the coding sequence GTGCCGATCCATCTAACGCGCCGCCGGGCGCTGGCCACGGTTGGTCTCGTCGCTGCGACCGCGACCGCTCTGGTCGTCTCGAGCACTGTGCCGTCCTCGGCGCATCCGCAGCGACCGACCCCGAACCGCTCCGCCCAGACGGCGAGCCCGATCAAGCATGTCGTCGTCTTCTACGACGAGAACGTCTCCTACGACCACTACTTCGGCACCTACCCGAAGGCCGCCAACACCGACGGCACGAAGTTCGTCGCCACCACCCATACCCCGAAGAACAACAACCTGTTGACCTCGGGTGCGCTGACCAGCAACCCGAACCTGTACTACCCGACGCGGCTGACCGCCGACCAGGCGCTGACCTGCGACCAGAACCACAGCTACCTGCCCGAGCAGAAGGCCGAGAACGGCGGCCAGATGGACAAGTTCGTGCAGAACGTGAGCGTCGACAGCTGCACCGGCGAGTACGGCGCTCCGGGCCTGTCGATGGACTACTACGACGGCAACACCGTCACCGGGATGTGGAACTACGCGCAGCAGTACGCGATGTCCGACGCCTCCTTCGACGCCACCTTCGGCCCGTCCACCCCGGGTGCGCTGAACCTGATCTCCGGCCAGACGCACGGCTTCCGCGAGGTCGACTCGGTCACCGGCCAGCAGGTCGCGACGCCAGGCACCTACACGCTGGCCGCGCCGGACAAGAACGGCGTCGGGACGGTCGTCAACGACCCCGACCCAGCCTTCGACGACTGCTCGGACAGCAACCACACCTCGACCAACACGCTGGCCGCGGCCACCGGCCAGAACATCGGTGACCTGCTGAACCAGCGTGGGGTGACCTGGGGTTGGTTCCAGGGTGGTTTCGCGCCGACTTCGCCGGCCAGCCCGACTCAGACCTACTCGGTCTGCGGGGCGAAGAGCACGAACATCGGCGGGGCCTCGGTGAACGACTACAGCCCGCACCACAACCCGTTCGCCTACTACGCCTCGACCTCGAACCCGCACCACCTGCCGCCGTCGTCGGTGCAGAACATCGGCAAGACCGACCAGGCCAACCACAACTACGACATCAGCTACTTCGACAAGGCGCTGAACCAGGGTTCACTCCCGGCGGTCAGCTACCTGAAGGCGCCGGAGGCCCAGGATGGGCACGCTGGCTACTCCGACCCGATCGACGAGCAGCACTTCCTGGTCAGCGAGATCAACGCGATCCAGAAGTCGAAGTACTGGGACAGCACCGCGATCGTCATCGCCTACGACGACTCGGACGGCTGGTATGACCACGTCGCCCCGAAGATCACCAACTCGTCGAAGACCGCCATCGACGACACGATCTGCACCCAGTCGACGGCTAAGCAGGCCGGTGACTACGCCGATCGCTGCGGGCCGAGCCAGCGCCTGCCGCTGCTGGTCATCTCGCCGTACGCCAAGACGAACTACATCGGCCACTCGGTCGTCACCCAGCCGTCGGTGCTGAAGTTCATCGAGGACAACTGGTTTACCGGGCGGGTCGGTGACTCCTCCTTCGATGCGATGGCGGGCAACCTGAACAACCTCTTCAACTTCACCGAGTCCAACAACAAGCGGGTCATTCTCAAGCCGGACGGGTCGGTCAAGTCGATCACCCCGATCCGTGGTGGCCACGTCCGCTCGACGAGCTGA
- a CDS encoding GntR family transcriptional regulator, with protein MSSESDPREPKYYLVKRHLLELIDTLPPGSLVPTERLLTAELGTSRTTVRQALGELVGEGRLVRRQGSGTYVAEPKITWPLRMTSFTDQAAATGHSAATQLLESVREKASEDIAGKLSIRAGAATYCIERLRLVDDTPMAVETSYLSAARFPGLIKQLRKTASLYRVLSEVYGCQPVEAEETIETAAASPREAELLHTDTGAPMLVLGRHSFDADGKPIEWVRSWYRGDRYVFVAKLSGR; from the coding sequence ATGAGCAGTGAGAGCGATCCACGTGAGCCCAAGTATTACTTGGTCAAGCGTCACCTCCTCGAACTGATCGACACTCTCCCGCCGGGTAGCCTGGTTCCCACCGAGCGCCTGCTCACCGCTGAACTCGGCACCTCTCGCACCACCGTCCGGCAGGCACTGGGGGAACTGGTGGGCGAGGGACGGCTGGTGCGCCGTCAGGGGTCGGGGACCTACGTCGCCGAGCCAAAGATCACCTGGCCGCTGCGGATGACGAGTTTCACCGATCAGGCCGCGGCCACCGGCCACTCCGCCGCCACCCAACTGCTGGAATCGGTGCGCGAGAAGGCGAGCGAGGACATCGCCGGCAAGCTCTCGATCAGGGCCGGCGCGGCCACCTACTGCATCGAGCGACTGCGCCTGGTGGATGACACCCCAATGGCGGTCGAGACCTCCTACCTCTCCGCGGCCCGCTTCCCCGGCCTCATCAAGCAACTGCGCAAGACCGCCTCTCTCTACCGCGTCCTCTCCGAGGTCTACGGTTGCCAGCCGGTCGAAGCCGAGGAGACGATCGAGACGGCGGCCGCGTCCCCACGCGAGGCCGAACTGCTACACACCGACACCGGTGCTCCGATGCTGGTCCTCGGGCGGCACAGCTTCGACGCCGATGGGAAACCCATCGAGTGGGTCCGCAGCTGGTACCGCGGCGATCGCTACGTGTTCGTGGCCAAGCTCTCCGGGCGATAG
- a CDS encoding glycosyltransferase family 39 protein, producing MAPALPAVARAPVFGAMGTLAVVLTAVSNGYGYHRDELYFRMLHPGWGYLDEPPFTPLVARVFSQLSDQVWALRIPATAATVLSVYVLVLVTRELGGGRIAQSICAWGYSFAAIPLIMGHALLTSTVDLPVWPAVLLFVIRALLRAQPNWWLAAGAVVGVSMYNKLLVAVLILALVAALLLVGPRRLLWSRPVLAAAGLGLLIGLPNLVYQATHDWPQLSMGRALAADNSGDVHVLVVPFLFIMLGPPLVPIWIAGLASLFRRAEWRPLRFIAVALPVLVALVFAMGSQFYYTFGLLAVIFAVGCVPTERWAHGVRLRGTLVSAAILVNSIVSVLLGLPVIALSTLGSTPVPGINQVARDSVGWPTYVAEIAAVDAALPPADAAHTIIVASNYGEAGAVARYGARSSLPKVYSAHNQLYFQAIPPASARVVIFVGGEAAKAKRLFRSCVIASRLDDRVNVDNEEQGEPIAVCRDPIGGWGAVWPSLKHES from the coding sequence ATGGCGCCTGCGCTGCCCGCTGTGGCCCGTGCCCCGGTCTTCGGGGCGATGGGCACACTCGCGGTGGTGCTGACGGCCGTGAGCAACGGCTACGGCTACCACCGCGACGAGCTCTACTTCCGGATGCTGCACCCCGGGTGGGGGTATCTGGACGAGCCACCGTTCACCCCGTTAGTGGCCCGCGTCTTCTCCCAGCTCAGCGATCAGGTGTGGGCCCTGCGGATCCCGGCAACGGCGGCCACCGTGCTGTCGGTGTACGTGCTCGTGCTGGTCACCCGCGAGCTGGGTGGTGGCCGGATCGCCCAGAGCATCTGCGCCTGGGGTTACTCGTTCGCGGCCATTCCACTGATCATGGGCCACGCCCTGCTCACCTCGACGGTGGATCTGCCGGTCTGGCCGGCCGTGCTGCTCTTCGTCATTCGCGCCCTACTCCGCGCACAGCCGAACTGGTGGCTGGCCGCGGGGGCGGTGGTCGGCGTGAGCATGTACAACAAATTGCTGGTAGCCGTGCTGATCTTGGCTCTCGTCGCGGCACTCCTGCTGGTCGGTCCACGGCGGCTGCTCTGGTCACGACCGGTACTGGCCGCCGCCGGACTGGGCCTGCTGATCGGTCTGCCCAACCTCGTCTACCAAGCCACCCATGACTGGCCGCAGCTGAGTATGGGACGGGCCCTGGCCGCCGACAACTCCGGCGACGTGCACGTGCTGGTGGTGCCGTTCCTGTTCATCATGCTCGGACCGCCGCTGGTGCCGATCTGGATCGCCGGCCTGGCGAGCCTGTTCCGGCGCGCGGAGTGGAGACCGCTTCGATTCATCGCGGTCGCGCTACCGGTACTGGTCGCCCTCGTCTTCGCGATGGGGTCGCAGTTCTACTACACGTTCGGGCTGCTGGCGGTGATCTTCGCCGTCGGCTGCGTACCCACCGAACGGTGGGCACACGGGGTACGGTTGCGCGGCACACTGGTCTCGGCGGCGATCCTCGTGAACAGCATCGTCAGCGTTCTGCTGGGTCTGCCGGTTATCGCCCTCTCGACGCTGGGTTCGACACCGGTGCCGGGAATCAATCAGGTGGCCCGGGACTCGGTGGGCTGGCCGACCTACGTCGCGGAGATCGCGGCCGTCGATGCGGCGCTCCCGCCGGCCGACGCCGCCCACACGATCATCGTCGCCAGCAACTACGGGGAGGCCGGAGCGGTAGCGCGATACGGCGCCCGTTCCTCACTACCGAAGGTCTACAGCGCGCACAATCAGCTGTATTTCCAGGCTATTCCACCGGCGTCGGCGCGTGTGGTGATCTTCGTCGGCGGCGAGGCGGCGAAGGCGAAGCGGCTCTTTCGGTCGTGCGTCATCGCGTCCCGTCTGGACGACCGAGTGAACGTCGATAACGAGGAGCAGGGTGAACCGATCGCCGTCTGCCGCGATCCGATCGGCGGTTGGGGCGCGGTCTGGCCCTCGCTCAAGCACGAAAGCTGA
- a CDS encoding proline dehydrogenase family protein: protein MQRELLLKAARSPMLRTRAERSRVARPVVQRFVAGQSQLEASAAVAKLLSDGLLVTLDYLGEDTTTADQAATTVAAYRSMLAALADSGFADRAEVSVKLSAIGQSLPAGDGEKIALDGARQICEAAAAAGTTVTLDMEDHTTTDSTLSIVQELRADFPWVGAVLQAYLKRTLGDCQDLAVTGSRIRLCKGAYAEPESVAYRGDAVEDSYRRCLNVLLGGKGYPMIASHDPAMIAVARRLALTHQRTPDSYEFQMLYGIRPEEQLAIAAGGNRMRVYVPYGDEWYGYFMRRLAERPANLAFFLRSLTSRS, encoded by the coding sequence ATTCAGCGGGAACTGCTCCTCAAGGCGGCCCGGTCGCCGATGCTGCGCACCCGGGCCGAGCGCTCGCGGGTGGCCCGCCCGGTGGTGCAGCGCTTCGTCGCCGGCCAGAGTCAGCTCGAAGCCAGTGCGGCCGTCGCCAAGCTGCTGAGCGACGGGCTGCTGGTCACGCTCGACTATCTGGGCGAGGACACCACCACCGCGGATCAGGCGGCGACAACCGTGGCCGCCTATCGCTCGATGCTGGCCGCGCTGGCCGACTCCGGTTTCGCGGATCGAGCCGAAGTGTCAGTAAAACTAAGTGCAATCGGCCAGTCGCTGCCCGCTGGCGACGGCGAGAAGATCGCGCTGGACGGCGCTCGGCAGATCTGCGAGGCGGCCGCAGCCGCCGGCACCACGGTGACCCTCGACATGGAGGATCACACCACCACTGACTCCACGCTGAGCATCGTGCAGGAGCTGCGGGCCGACTTTCCCTGGGTCGGCGCGGTGCTGCAGGCTTACCTGAAGCGGACCCTCGGTGACTGCCAGGACCTGGCTGTCACCGGATCGCGGATCCGTCTCTGCAAGGGCGCCTACGCCGAGCCCGAGTCGGTTGCCTACCGGGGCGACGCGGTCGAGGACTCCTACCGGCGCTGCTTGAATGTGCTGCTCGGTGGCAAGGGTTATCCCATGATCGCCTCGCATGACCCGGCCATGATCGCCGTCGCCCGTCGGCTGGCGCTGACCCACCAGCGCACTCCCGACAGCTACGAATTTCAGATGCTCTACGGGATCCGCCCCGAGGAGCAGTTGGCCATCGCGGCCGGCGGCAACCGGATGCGGGTCTACGTCCCCTACGGCGATGAGTGGTACGGCTATTTCATGCGTCGGCTGGCCGAGCGGCCGGCGAATCTGGCCTTCTTCCTGAGATCGCTGACCTCCCGCAGCTGA
- the pruA gene encoding L-glutamate gamma-semialdehyde dehydrogenase — MDAITKFPIPQNEPVRTYAPGSSERAELTQKLVELAAAPAEFACTIGGRSRMGGGARGKVVQPHSHRAVLGEYAEATAQDTTDAIQAALAAAPAWRAMPYAERAAIFLRAADLLAGPWRSTLNAATMLGQSKTAIQAEIDSACELIDFWRFNVAFGAQLQTQQPESAPGIFNRLDHRPLEGFVYAITPFNFTAIAANLPTAPALMGNVVIWKPSETQLASACLTMRLLEEAGLPAGVINLLTGDGRAVSEVALAHPDLAAIHFTGSTATFKHLWQQVGENLSTYRTYPRLVGETGGKDFVLAHSSADPKVLLASLVRGAFEYQGQKCSAASRAYLPDSLWDGLQSRLVETVESLTVGDVRDLSNFMGAVIDRRAFDRLAGVLDRAKNDPAIEILAGGSADDSEGFFVRPTLLLCSDPSHEIFRDEFFGPILAIHVYDDSAPDAFAAILDTVDGASQYGLTGAVIARDRAAILEASERLRFTAGNFYINDKPTGAVVGQQPFGGGRGSGTNDKAGSILNLQRWVSPRTIKETFVTPTEITHPHQLPDAAE; from the coding sequence GTGGACGCCATCACGAAGTTCCCCATCCCCCAGAACGAGCCGGTGCGCACCTATGCGCCAGGCTCCTCCGAGCGGGCCGAACTCACTCAGAAGCTGGTCGAACTGGCCGCCGCGCCGGCGGAGTTCGCCTGCACGATCGGCGGCCGAAGCCGGATGGGTGGTGGAGCGCGAGGCAAGGTGGTGCAGCCACACAGCCACCGGGCCGTCCTCGGTGAGTACGCCGAAGCCACCGCCCAGGACACCACTGATGCGATCCAGGCCGCACTCGCCGCCGCGCCGGCCTGGCGGGCGATGCCCTATGCCGAGCGGGCTGCGATCTTCCTACGGGCGGCCGACCTGCTGGCCGGTCCGTGGCGCTCGACCCTGAACGCGGCCACGATGCTCGGGCAGTCGAAGACGGCGATCCAGGCCGAGATCGATTCGGCCTGCGAACTCATCGACTTCTGGCGCTTCAACGTCGCCTTCGGTGCGCAGCTGCAGACCCAGCAGCCGGAGTCGGCGCCGGGCATCTTCAACCGCCTGGACCACCGCCCGCTGGAGGGCTTCGTCTACGCCATCACGCCCTTCAACTTCACCGCGATCGCCGCCAACCTGCCGACCGCCCCGGCCTTGATGGGCAACGTGGTGATCTGGAAGCCCTCGGAGACCCAGCTCGCCTCCGCCTGCCTCACCATGCGACTGCTGGAGGAGGCCGGTCTGCCGGCTGGTGTGATCAACCTGCTCACCGGGGACGGGCGCGCCGTCTCCGAGGTCGCACTGGCCCACCCCGACCTGGCGGCGATTCACTTCACCGGCTCCACCGCCACCTTCAAGCACCTCTGGCAGCAGGTGGGTGAGAACCTCTCGACTTACCGCACCTATCCCCGTCTGGTCGGGGAGACCGGCGGCAAGGATTTCGTGCTGGCCCACTCGTCGGCGGACCCGAAGGTGCTACTCGCCTCGCTCGTCCGGGGTGCCTTCGAATACCAGGGGCAGAAGTGCTCGGCCGCATCGCGGGCCTACCTGCCGGACTCGCTCTGGGACGGGCTGCAGTCGCGGCTGGTCGAGACGGTCGAGTCGCTGACCGTCGGCGACGTGCGTGACCTCTCGAACTTCATGGGTGCGGTGATCGACCGGCGGGCCTTCGATCGCCTCGCGGGTGTGCTGGACCGGGCCAAGAACGATCCGGCCATTGAGATCCTGGCCGGCGGAAGTGCCGATGACAGCGAGGGGTTCTTCGTCCGTCCGACGCTGCTGCTCTGCTCCGACCCGTCGCATGAGATCTTCCGTGACGAGTTCTTCGGACCCATCCTGGCGATCCACGTCTATGACGACTCGGCCCCCGATGCCTTCGCGGCGATCCTCGATACGGTCGACGGCGCCTCGCAGTACGGCCTCACCGGTGCGGTGATCGCCCGCGATCGAGCAGCAATTCTCGAGGCGTCCGAGCGGCTGCGCTTCACCGCGGGCAACTTCTACATCAACGACAAGCCCACCGGTGCCGTCGTCGGGCAGCAGCCCTTCGGCGGCGGTCGCGGGTCAGGGACCAACGACAAGGCCGGGTCAATCCTGAACCTGCAGCGTTGGGTCTCGCCGCGCACGATCAAGGAGACGTTCGTGACGCCAACCGAGATCACGCACCCGCACCAGCTCCCCGACGCCGCCGAATAG